A stretch of Bombus huntii isolate Logan2020A chromosome 7, iyBomHunt1.1, whole genome shotgun sequence DNA encodes these proteins:
- the LOC126867845 gene encoding uncharacterized protein LOC126867845, with the protein MTESSKKMEDIYEEFTNQVDRINYLIKQFTELEETNGKQKKDRYYWNSHLSTLSMNIWAGQVKYLELQKKEASLKKAISKATNVIDLKQQELKDLITKRTTYFTKQCDKFRIKGIRYTNNFLHAQTEYTNKNLRDKIEEFQKQYQQMYNELPTFAEKLSNLETISNSEETETASKVNFVLTNITTINTYKLLQITCAQNMLRKLENEIKQKRMILNNVQNK; encoded by the exons atgaCTGAATCTTCGAAGAAAATGGAAGATATTTACGAAGAATTTACTAACCAAGTAGATCGaattaattatctaattaaaCAG TTCACTGAGTTAGAAGAAACGAATGGCAAACAGAAAAAGGATCGATATTACTGGAACTCACATTTGTCTACTTTATCGATGAACATTTGGGCAGGTCAGGTGAAATATTTGGAACTTCAAAAAAAAGAAGCTAGTCTTAAAAAAGCAATATCGAAGGCTACAAATGTGATTGATCTTAAACAACAAGAATTGAAAGatttaataacaaaaagaACAACATATTTCACGAAACAATG cGATAAATTTCGAATTAAAGGCATAAGGTATACAAACAATTTTCTGCATGCACAGACAGAATAT acaaataaaaatttacgtGATAAAATTGAAGAATTTCAAAAGCAGTATCAACAAATGTATAACGAATTGCCAACGTTTGCAGAAAAATTATCAAACCTAGAAACAATATCAAACTCTGAAGAAACTGAAACAGCATCGAAAGTTAATTTCGTTTTGACGAATATAAC GACaattaatacttataaattattacaaattacatGTGCTCAAAATATGCTAAGAAAGCTGGAGAATGAAATTAAACAGAAGAGAATGATACTTAATAATGTTCAAAATAAGTGA